The following proteins are encoded in a genomic region of Novosphingobium sp. PP1Y:
- a CDS encoding cupin-like domain-containing protein: MPEESVAEISREEISGPEAFQRNVIEPCQPVILRKGCADWPAHRVATKSDRDLREYLCAFDNGQPAMAFVGDTSIAARYHYGSHRDGFNFECETMAIGPALDRIAQCAENPSLGSVYLGSLPAEVHLPGFAEENVLPLVPPTARPRVWIGNASTVACHYDTFDNVACVVAGRRTFTLFPPEAVSDLYVGPIDHTMAGQPVSLATGSSREDPQYPRFEAIRDRALVVELEPGDALYLPKLWWHQVEAQGDLNLLVNYWWDAFAAGPDAPFTTMMLAMIAIAERPAPERAAWRAFFDHYVFRPNGHPLAHLPAEQHGILGPLDKGNYGRIRAMVMQLLRGS; encoded by the coding sequence ATGCCGGAAGAATCGGTTGCCGAGATTTCTCGCGAAGAGATTTCCGGTCCGGAGGCATTTCAAAGAAATGTCATCGAGCCGTGCCAACCGGTCATCCTGCGCAAGGGTTGCGCCGATTGGCCCGCGCATAGAGTGGCGACGAAGTCCGACCGAGACCTGCGGGAATACCTTTGTGCGTTTGACAATGGGCAGCCGGCAATGGCTTTCGTTGGCGATACCTCGATCGCAGCCCGGTATCATTACGGTTCGCACCGCGATGGATTCAATTTCGAGTGTGAAACCATGGCCATCGGCCCCGCATTGGATCGGATTGCCCAGTGCGCCGAGAATCCGTCACTGGGCTCTGTCTACCTGGGATCGCTCCCGGCTGAGGTCCACTTGCCCGGCTTCGCCGAAGAAAACGTGCTGCCCCTTGTGCCACCGACTGCAAGGCCACGAGTCTGGATAGGCAATGCGTCGACAGTCGCATGTCACTACGACACGTTCGACAACGTCGCTTGTGTAGTGGCCGGCCGACGAACATTTACACTCTTTCCTCCCGAAGCCGTCAGCGATCTTTATGTCGGCCCGATCGATCACACGATGGCGGGCCAGCCTGTAAGCCTGGCCACTGGATCAAGCCGCGAAGATCCACAGTATCCTCGCTTCGAAGCCATCCGCGATCGAGCGCTGGTCGTCGAATTGGAGCCGGGTGACGCGCTCTATCTTCCCAAGCTGTGGTGGCATCAGGTAGAGGCGCAAGGCGATCTCAATCTGCTCGTCAATTACTGGTGGGACGCTTTCGCTGCCGGACCCGATGCACCATTCACGACCATGATGCTGGCCATGATTGCCATCGCCGAACGTCCTGCGCCTGAACGTGCTGCCTGGCGGGCGTTTTTCGATCACTATGTTTTCCGTCCGAACGGTCATCCCCTGGCTCATCTGCCGGCAGAGCAACATGGCATCCTCGGCCCGCTCGATAAGGGGAATTACGGCAGGATACGGGCGATGGTCATGCAATTGCTGCGGGGCAGCTGA
- a CDS encoding SapC family protein — protein MADQLVALNSHEHRSLRLRQRHSEAAHFTEIMPSEFAGAAASCPILLAKSPETGAFYVGAMFGFKPGENLLSDHRDGAAPTYRTLDQQREGFYVSEDEIAIDPTCPRFSEYEGELLFDMDGRPATPLRHIRRVLTQLVTGKHESETFTATLLRLKLIEPIDISLNFDDGEKLVLQGLYTVSLDTVNELEDSAVLDLFRKGYLQLIYTMVGSLKHVSALAHIRNHRLSRAA, from the coding sequence ATGGCAGATCAATTGGTAGCGCTAAATTCCCATGAACATCGGAGCTTGCGCTTGCGGCAACGGCATTCCGAAGCGGCGCATTTCACCGAAATCATGCCGAGTGAATTTGCCGGCGCGGCCGCGAGCTGTCCGATCCTGCTGGCAAAGAGCCCGGAGACCGGCGCCTTCTATGTTGGCGCCATGTTCGGCTTCAAGCCGGGTGAGAACCTGCTTTCCGACCATCGGGATGGTGCTGCGCCCACCTACCGGACGCTGGACCAGCAGCGCGAGGGCTTTTACGTATCGGAGGATGAAATCGCCATCGACCCGACCTGCCCCAGGTTCAGCGAATACGAAGGAGAACTCTTATTCGATATGGATGGGCGGCCCGCCACGCCTTTACGCCATATTCGGCGGGTCCTGACTCAACTGGTAACCGGCAAGCACGAATCAGAAACCTTCACTGCCACCCTCCTGCGCCTCAAGTTGATCGAGCCGATCGATATTTCACTGAATTTCGACGATGGCGAGAAGCTGGTGCTGCAAGGCCTCTATACAGTTAGCCTTGATACGGTGAATGAACTGGAAGACTCTGCGGTGCTCGACTTGTTTCGCAAGGGCTATCTTCAACTGATCTACACCATGGTCGGCTCGCTCAAGCATGTCAGCGCCCTGGCCCATATTCGCAATCACCGACTCAGCCGGGCTGCTTGA